A stretch of the Nerophis ophidion isolate RoL-2023_Sa linkage group LG29, RoL_Noph_v1.0, whole genome shotgun sequence genome encodes the following:
- the LOC133546187 gene encoding gastrula zinc finger protein XlCGF57.1-like: protein MCHRRIAKYEEELCPTKEEKERQHQLLDAVFKKHQVVLHRTDVCEEQVLPEKQECGFRMVKEDPSKRKTRLHGPSGVSFSSLTQTPPCKKEEEDSLTPHIKEEEEEHNISPEGDHLEGLEEFPVTGVPVKSEDDEVKGESEERGGGEPPSSSSTQHMTTEADGDHCGGSQADKLLAPLSDSEDTTSHSPDTDDEDSKDDKTCHTDNTHFTCSTCHKTFKYRRNLKRHMRIHTGEKPYVCSICGKGFVEKQSLKKHTILHTGENPFICSICGKGFVETHKLKEHMRTHTGEKPFSCSICGLSFSRKQHLKVHMRTHTGKKHFSCSVCGKGFTNGHNLKVHMTTHTGEKSFICSICSRGFVLSKYLKVHMRMHTGEKPFSCSICSLSFSRKEHLKVHMRTHTGKKPFSCSTCGKGFTQSQSLKIHKRTHIGEKPFSCSICGKGFTQSQSLKEHMKIHSVEKPFSCSICCKDFLNRQSVKVHMRTHTGEKPFSCSTCGKGFTQSQCLKRHTRTHTGEKSHSCSICNRSFCD from the exons atgtgccacagaaggatagcaaagtatgaggaggaactttgtccaacaaaagaggagaaggagcgacaacatcaactactggacgctgttttcaagaaacatcaagttgtgttacacagaacgg atgtctgtgaagaacaagttctgcctgaaaaacaggagtgtggcttcaggatggtgaaggaggatccatCGAAGAGGAAGACCAGGCTccacggaccctctggcgtctccttttcctctttgacacagacacctccctgtaaaaaggaagaggaagactcactgacgccccacattaaagaggaagaggaggaacacaacaTCAGTCCGGAGGGagatcatcttgaaggactggaggagttcccagtgactggtgtccctgtgaagagtgaagatgatgaggtgaaaggtgaaagtgaggagaggggagggggggagcctccaagcagcagctcaacacaacacatgacaacagaagctgatggagaccactgtggaggatcacaagcagacaagctcttagctccactatcagatagtgaggacacaacgtcacactctcctgacactgatgatgaagactctaaagatgataagacatgtcacactgacaacactcacttcacatgttctacctgtcacaaaacctttaaataccgtcgtaatctgaaaagacacatgagaatacacactggagaaaaaccttatgtctgttcaatctgtggtaaaggttttgttgaaaagcagagtttgaaaaaacacacaatattacacactggtgaaaacccttttatctgttcaatctgtggtaaaggttttgtcgaAACTCACaaattgaaagaacacatgagaacacacaccggtgaaaaacctttttcttgttcaatctgtggcttatctttttcaaggaagcaacatttgaaagtacacatgagaacgcacactggcaaaaaacatttttcctgttcagtctgtggtaaaggttttacaaatggtcacaatttgaaagtacacatgacaacgcacactggagaaaaatcttttatctgttcaatctgtagtagagGTTTTGTTCTAAGtaaatatttgaaagtacacatgagaatgcacactggagaaaaacctttttcttgttcaatctgtagcTTATCTTTTTCAAGGAaggaacatttgaaagtacacatgagaacacacactggcaaaaaacctttttcctgttcaacctgtggtaaaggttttacacaaagtcagagtttgaaaatacacaagagaacacacattggagaaaaacctttttcttgttcaatctgcggtaaaggttttacacaaagtcagagtttgaaagaacacatgaaaatacacagtgtagaaaaacctttttcttgttcaatttgtTGTAAAGATTTTTTAAATCGACAGTctgtaaaagtacacatgagaacacacactggcgaaaaacctttttcctgttcaacctgtggtaaaggttttacacaaagtcagtgtttgaaaagacacactagaacacacactggtgaaaaatcacattcctgttcaatctgcaacagaagcttttgtgactga